In Paroedura picta isolate Pp20150507F chromosome 1, Ppicta_v3.0, whole genome shotgun sequence, the following are encoded in one genomic region:
- the FAM89B gene encoding leucine repeat adapter protein 25 codes for MNCLQSSQDSLGGNVCAIEGLPPLPKGLSGILNSSGGSWREIEKVYSKKTRIQDDLSKSQASSERLLLRSKPANLDSALAVLRKEMVGLRQLDMSLLCQLWSLYESIQEYKGLFQDMSSSLHSEGSLAAENGFSDEEEDFEVDPSSPDGHKENALGQRLRLLQPQNSRDQWLQDSFHITI; via the exons ATGAACTGCCTGCAGAGCTCGCAGGACAGCCTGGGCGGCAACGTGTGCGCCATCGAGGGGCTCCCGCCGCTGCCCAAGGGGCTCAGCGGCATCCTCAACTCCAGCGGGGGCTCGTGGCGGGAGATCGAGAAAGTGTACAGCAAGAAGACGCGCATCCAGGACGACCTCAGCAAGTCCCAGGCCTCGTCGGAAAGGCTGCTGCTCCGCAGCAAACCGGCCAACCTCGACTCGGCCCTGGCCGTGCTGCGCAAGGAGATG GTGGGACTCCGGCAACTGGACATGTCCCTGCTGTGTCAGCTGTGGTCCTTGTACGAGTCGATTCAGGAGTACAAGGGGCTCTTTCAGGATATGTCCTCCTCGCTTCATTCGGAAGGCAGCCTGGCTGCCGAAAACGGCTTCTCTGACGAGGAGGAAGACTTCGAGGTGGATCCGTCGAGCCCAGATGGGCATAAGGAGAATGCCTTGGGTCAGCGGCTCCGTCTTCTCCAGCCCCAGAACTCTCGGGACCAGTGGCTGCAGGACTCCTTCCATATCACCATCTGA
- the ZNRD2 gene encoding protein ZNRD2: MVEGHRDQDGRGRGRVRDGQGEREGMAKAGSGGSGGNMALNGAGNDDTDWEPPSEAELKVIQARRERQDKISKLMSEYLLKGYRMLGECCEDCGTILLQDKQKKFYCVACQELNSDVDKDNPALNAQAALSQVRERQLASNPEDVTLPEYFSSLPTPRHVPRPEHCEGAASGLRASAPAPLLPVPAAVPPAVPPSPPPTSTLAAVEEALMQKICWAGRELQQSTSIEMSIQLCSLIRSCAESLKGIKELLQ, translated from the exons ATGGTTGAGGGCCATAGAGATCAAGACGGCCGGGGGCGGGGCCGCGTAAGAGACGGCCAGGGCGAGCGCGAAGGCATGGCCAAGGCCGGAAGCGGCGGCAGCGGGGGAAACATGGCTCTGAATGGAGCAG GCAACGACGACACGGATTGGGAGCCTCCGTCCGAGGCGGAGCTGAAAGTGATCCAGGCCCGGCGCGAGAGACAGGACAAGATCAGCAAGCTCATGAGCGAGTACCTGCTCAAGGGCTACCGTATGCTGGGCGAGTGCTGCGAGGACTGCGGG ACCATTTTGCTGCAAGACAAGCAGAAGAAATTTTATTGTGTTGCCTGCCAAGAACTTAATTCTGATGTCGACAAAGACAATCCAG CCCTGAATGCCCAAGCTGCTCTGTCACAGGTGCGCGAACGCCAGCTGGCCTCCAATCCTGAAGACGTCACTTTGCCAGAGTACTTTTCCTCCCTGCCGACTCCTCGCCATGTGCCACGGCCGGAACACTGTGAAGGGGCAGCCTCAGGACTCAGAGCATCTGCCCCCGCTCCACTGCTCCCAGTGCCTGCTGCAGTGCCTCCCGCAGTGCCTCCCTCGCCACCTCCCACCAGCACCCTGGCTGCAGTAGAGGAAGCCCTAATGCAGAAGATCTGCTGGGCCGGCCGGGAGCTCCAGCAGAGCACCTCCATCGAGATGAGCATACAGCTTTGCTCACTCATCCGCTCCTGTGCGGAATCCCTAAAGGGCATCAAGGAACTGCTGCAGTGA